The following are encoded together in the Daucus carota subsp. sativus chromosome 5, DH1 v3.0, whole genome shotgun sequence genome:
- the LOC108222556 gene encoding LOB domain-containing protein 24 — protein sequence MERVKDGNLEISLLLPTLSSLQIWNFYCQICHSKLAVAFKSCKYLRRKCPSDCIFSPYFPSDDPQRFSCVHRIYGASNIGKMLKQLPVQLRADAANSLYFEAHSREADPVYGCVGIITNLNEEIHDAETELAKIQAHIGVHHQTKNPEDGEASQSGHSPVQQQ from the exons ATGGAAAGAGTTAAAGATGGAAACCTGGAAATCAGCCTTCTCTTGCCAACTCTCTCATCACTCCAAATATGGAATTTCTACTGTCAAATTTGCCATTCAAAACTAGCCGTTGCTTTCAAAT CTTGCAAGTATCTGCGGAGGAAATGTCCATCAGATTGCATCTTTTCGCCTTATTTCCCTTCTGATGATCCTCAGAGATTTTCGTGTGTGCACAGAATCTATGGAGCCAGTAACATTGGCAAAATGCTTAag CAACTTCCAGTTCAACTACGAGCAGATGCTGCAAATTCGCTATACTTTGAGGCACACTCCAGGGAAGCAGACCCTGTTTATGGATGTGTTGGAATCATAACAAATTTGAATGAAGAAATACACGATGCTGAGACTGAATTAGCCAAAATTCAAGCCCATATCGGTGTCCACCATCAAACAAAAAATCCGGAAGATGGTGAAGCATCTCAATCTGGTCATAGTCCGGTGCAGCAGCAGTAG
- the LOC108220165 gene encoding putative lipase YDL109C — protein sequence MDSEKNSIEQFEVMGQENKKKKPKKIKSLSSSPSSLIGCFKSDLGHPTVEESDVHGNFDIKSAVKDSALLSSPTHLVVTVNGIIGSAHDWRYAAKQFLSRYPQDVMVHCSECNYSTLTFDGIDVMGSRLADEVISVVKRHPDLQKISFIGHSLGGLIARYAIAKLYSEDFRKPRHQANGESDGSEKPFREEKPEGKIAGLEPVNFITSATPHLGLRGHKQVPLFCGIQSLEKLASYISWLLGRTGKHQFLNDTDDGKPPLLLQMTQDCEDLQFISALQSFKRCVTYSNAFYDYVVGWRTASIRRQNELPKHLSANNRYPHIVNEETAKLDGCHIEPQVNGAITDDIELEEAMIQGLNRVSWERVDVSFSGSKQRFFAHSTIQVKTPSIHSDGADVIQHMVDKFCL from the exons ATGGATTCTGAGAAGAACAGCATAGAACAATTTGAAGTAATGGGCCAagaaaacaagaagaaaaaacCCAAAAAGATTAAATCTTTATCTTCATCTCCTTCATCTTTAATTGGTTGTTTTAAATCAGACCTTGGGCACCCTACTGTTGAGGAATCAGATGTTCATGGCAATTTTGATATCAAATCTGCAGTTAAAGATTCTGCCTTGCTTTCTAGCCCAACCCATCTTGTTGTTACTGTTAATGGAATCATTGGCAG TGCTCATGACTGGAGATATGCTGCAAAGCAATTTTTGAGTCGGTACCCCCAGGATGTAATGGTTCACT GCAGTGAATGTAATTATTCAACTCTGACGTTTGATGGAATCGATGTGATGGGGAGCAGATTAGCCGATGAG GTGATATCGGTTGTAAAACGTCATCCTGATCTTCAGAAGATTTCTTTTATAGGACACTCACTCGGTGGTCTGATAGCTAGATATGCTATTGCAAAACTCTACTCAGAAGATTTTAGAAAGCCAAGACATCAAGCTAATGGAGAATCAGATGGATCTGAAAAGCCATTTAGGGAGGAAAAACCTGAAGGGAAAATTGCTGGACTGGAGCCTGTAAACTTCATAACCTCCGCAACCCCACACCTTGGTTTGAGAGGGCATAAACAG GTTCCCTTATTTTGTGGGATTCAGTCCTTGGAGAAGTTAGCATCATATATATCATGGCTACTTGGAAGAACTGGGAAACACCAATTTCTAAATGATACAGATGATGGAAAACCTCCTCTTTTGCTTCAGATGACCCAAGATTGTGAAGATCTTCAATTTAT ATCTGCTTTGCAGTCCTTCAAGCGTTGTGTTACCTACTCAAATGCATTTTACGATT ATGTTGTCGGATGGAGAACGGCGTCCATACGCCGTCAAAATGAGCTCCCAAAA CATCTCTCAGCAAACAACAGATATCCTCATATCGTAAATGAAGAAACTGCAAAGCTAGATGGCTGTCATATAGAACCACAAGTCAATGGTGCCATCACTGATGATATTGAACTGGAAG AGGCAATGATACAAGGACTAAACAGAGTAAGCTGGGAAAGAGTAGATGTTAGCTTTAGTGGAAGTAAACAAAGATTTTTTGCGCACAGTACAATCCAG GTAAAAACTCCATCTATTCATTCCGATGGAGCTGATGTAATACAACATATGGTTGACAAGTTTTGTCTGTAA